TGTTAATAATTCTTCATATTCTTTTGAAGTTAATAGTTCATCTTCTATATTTTTTCCTCTTCCTGTAGGAACAAGGAAGAATATGTGATGAGCTGCTGCACCCATTGCAACTGAAAAATCTGTTAGACTTGTTATCTCATCTTTATTCCAATCCATAACTGTTGTATGTACTTGAAATCTAATTCCTAAATCTCTACAATTTTTCATAGCATAAATAGTGTCTTTAAATGCTGAATCGCTCCCTCTAAAATGATTATGTTTTTCCGAACTTAGACTATCAAGACTTATTCCTATTGCAGAAATTCCTGAATCTTTCAGCTTTTGTGCCATTTCGATTGTTATTAGAGTTCCGTTGGTTCCAAGTACAGGGCGAAGTCCAGCCTTAGCTGCATGACTTATTAACTCAAAAATATCTTCTCTCATTAATGGCTCTCCACCTGAGAAAATCATTATTTTAAAATTAGCTTTTGCAATTTCATCTATAAGTTTTTTTGCCTCTTCTGTAGTTAATTCTCCTTGACTCTCCTTACCTGAATCTCTATAGCAATGGCTGCATTTCAAATTACATTTATTTGTAGTATTCCACGATATTATCATTTTTCTCACTCACCTTTACTCAAGCTTCTCTTAATCAAAAATCATTAATCATATATTAGCAGCCAGAATGAATTTCTTCATCTGTAAGATAACATGCAGGATCTTCTGCCCAAAAATCATTATGTACAGCTTCTGCCCTTGTTCTAAAATTTCCATTACAAACATTTAGCCACTTACAATTAGAACATCTTCCTTTTAATAATTCCTTTCTATTTCTTAGTCCATTAAGTATTTCATTATTTGAATTTCTCCATATCTCCCCAAACTTCTCTTTTTTAACATTTCCAAAAGTATACTGCCAGGTAAATTGATCTGGATGAACATTCCCATAAAAATCCACATTAGCGAAAGCCATTCCTGACCTATTTCCACCATTTGTTTTTAAGAGTCTTAATATATTCTCACTTTTATCTTTATATTTTCCTAAAGAGCTCAAATATGTATACACTGCATCTGCATGATTATCTACAGTAAGAATCTCAACACTTGGTCCAAACTCTATAGCCTTACTTATAATCAAGTCTAAAACTTCTCTTGTTTCTTCCTTTGAAATATCTTCTTCCACCATCTTGCTTCCTCTTCCTGAATAAACCAAATGATAAAAGCATACCCTAGGGATTTTTTCTTCTTTTATTAATTTAAATATATCTTCTAATTCCTTATAATTATTTTTATTTATGGTAAATCTAAGCCCAACTTTTTGCCCTACTTCAATACAATTTCTAATTCCTCTTAAAGAACTTTCAAAGGCTCCGTTGACTCCTCTAAAATTATCATGATTTGAACCAATACCATCAAGGCTTACACCAACATAACCTAAATTTATTTTCTTTAAAGCTTTACAAATATCTTTATCTAAAAGAGTACCATTAGTTGATATGGTGCTTCTTATTTTTCTATTACTTGCATGTTCAATAATATCAAGAATATTTTCCTTCATTAAAGGTTCTCCGCCTGAAAACAGCAATGCTGGTACATTAAATTCTTTTAAATCATCAATAAATTTCTTTGATTCCTCTAAAGTTAATTCACCTTCATATCTCTTACTGTCTGAACTTGCATAACAATGCTTACATTTCAAATTACAAGTCTTTGTACAATTCCAAGCAACTACAGGTCCTCTTCCTGGACTTACTCCATACTTTTCTAATGAAGCTCCTTCAACATACCTTAAACTATCTCCATAGTTATTAGAATCACATAAAAGCTTAGTTATACTTATCATGTTTTCTCATCCCCCTCATAATGCCATATCTTATTATCAATAACTTTTCTTTTTTCATAATTGTTATATTTTGATTATACACTAAAAAGGTACAGATTGTTATATTTACTAATTATTTTAGTTGTATATTTTATGATATTAGGGCTTTTTATTTTTCTGAAGGAGTTAGATGATATTAGATTATTTCATTAAAAATAGTGAAGTTTGTTTTAATAACAATGAAAATTTTTTTATTTTAGATAAAGTAAAATTTAATACTTTCAGCAACTTAACTACGCTATTAAAATAGTAAGATTTTTTAAAGTATTGCTCAAAAAAAAGAAGACTCAAAACTTTGTATAACTTTGAATCTTCTTTTTTTGTAATTTTTAATGATATATAAGCTTATTTAACTTGAAGTAAAGCTCCTTTAAAGCCATTAGATAATGGGTTTAAATAATATGATTTCCCATTAGCGGAGCTCTTTATCCAGCCTACCTGCATAACTCCATTTTCATTCATGTAGTACCATCTACCACCTATGTTTTGCCATCCAGTTTGCTTTGACCCATCTGGTCCTATATAGAACCAGTCTGCTCCTATTTGCTGCCAACCTTCACCTAGTGATGTATTAAGACCGCTTGTACTACTTGTAGTTGATGATGAGTTTGTATTACTTGTACTAGATTCTCTTGTAATATTTAAAGTATATTCTCTTTCATTACTATCATCATCTTTAATCTTTACAGTAACTGTATTGCTACCTTCTGATAATGAAACTTTATCTTCCCAATCATCATTATCATCTACTTTATCACCATTTATTCTAACAGTGTAATCTGTATCTCCAGGTTTTGCATATACTTTAACACGATCAACTTTATTTTTAACAGTTATATCAAATGATGATTTCTTCTTATCAAAATTAAAATCAATATCATCATTATTATATGATAAAGTTAATTCATCTAAATAAATATCATCATTATTGTTGTCATTATTATCACTATCTTCTTGTTCTATCTTTAGGTTATATGTTTCTTTAAGATCAGACCCTTTATATGCTTTAAGTTTAAGAGTCATATTTCCTGAAATTTTAACATACTCATCTTGCTCAATTTCATTATCACTTTTGTATATTTTTACTTTATCACAATCAGTTCCTAGATCAATATCAGTAACTTTAATTTTGCTAACATTACTATTTACCTTAGCATATAAAGTTGTAGGAGCTTTTCCATCTATTTTACTCAACTTATACTTGCTATTATAACTGCTTTTAGAATATACATATACATTATCATCTTTATTAGTTTCTAATTTCACATCAGTAATATACCCTGAAGAATCTGCTGCATATGCTGTTTTTATCCCTAAATTCAAAACATTTGGTGCTGCAGTAGTTACCAAACTAAACGCTAAAGCAAATGATATTATTTTTTTAATACTTTTTCTATTCATTATCATCCCTACCTTATAATTACTAATTATTTTTATCTTTGAAATTGTAGTTTATTAAATAAGCATCCATAAATTCTGCATAACATATTTATTTTACAAAATTTACTATTTAATTATACTAAAAAATATTCAATCTTACCTTAAATTAACCTTAAATTTTAATATTATTTCTAATAATATTTTTTAAGATTTTAAATTTATCTAATTATAATACAATTCAAATTAATAAAGTGTTGCAAAAAAAAATAAAAAAATAACTGTCACATAAACAAGGTAATCTCTGTTTAGTGCAACAGCTACTTTTAATGAAATTCTAGTAAGATTTTATATCAATCCTATAATTTAAATTACTTACTTTGAACCTGAAGATAGAGTCCAAGGCTTTTGAATTTCATCTTTTAAAGTATTGTATCCATCAATAGCAGTTCTTAATTGAATATTCAAATCTAGACTATTAACAACTAATGCATCATAATCTGATTTAGTCATCATCCCCAAATCATACTTGAGTTTTGCATTACTAATTTGTTTATTAGTCAATTCTATATTACTCTTTAGGTAGGTTATACTATCTTCAGTTTTAAGAAGATTTGTGTATAAATTTCTTAAAGTATCTTTTAACTGCTTTTTAGTCATATTTAATGATATATCAGTTGTATCCATAGTAAGTTTTTTACCCAAATATTGCAAACGCGCTGACAATGCATTTGAATATGCACTCTTCTTCGCTGTATAAATATTATAGTCATTCATATATGTTTCAATTGGTTCTCCCAGAGTTGATGTTGGTGGTGCTCCTGCATTATCAGTCTTATCTTTTGCATCTCGTACCATCTGTTCAGATACTTGGTTATCATGATCATTATAATACTCTTTATCAATCTTATTTGCTTCTATTTGGTATTTTAAATCTTTATCTATAACGTCATCAAAATATTCATCTATATCTCCATCAATTTTTAATTTGTCAAACTGAATATCTTGTTCTAAGCTATATTTCGTTACATCTTTACCAGTTAATACTTTAAAACTATATATTGCATCCTTTAAAGTATTTTCATTAAATTTTTGTGTATATTGTAAATTTTGAATATTAAGCTGACTATTTTGTAAATCAACTTCAGTTACAATTCCTAGATTTTTTTTCAATTGTAAATCATTTAACTGCTTAGTTCTAACTTCTAAATCTTTTGCTGCTTTATCTATTTTCATTTGACTTGTAACAATGTTGTTATACGCAGTAGTAGTTTTTTGTATTACAGCATCTTCATCAAATTCCCTTTTTTGCTCAGCCTGATTAAGTGAATTATCTCTAGTATCCTTGTTATAATCTTCTTTGTCACCTGAAACACTAGTTGCATCATCTATTCTTTCATTTACATCATTAACTTTATCTTGATAACTTACTTTTTTATCATCAATTGCTAATGTATCACTATTACTTATTGCCACCTTTATAGCTTCATCTAAAGTAAAAAGTGGTTTTCCACTTATTGTTTGTGTACTTGTCACAGTATTAGAATCTTGTTTTGTAGTATCTGCTGCAAAAACTGGCATTATACTTCCGCTCATAATACTAATACCAATTGCAAAGGCAACAAGCTTATTTATATTCTTTCTCATGCATATTCTCCTTTTCATTTAATTATCTACTTATTAATTCAAAGCTGAATTTAAAGGGACTATATAAAAATAAATTTTAGTATAGTCTCTTTAAAATTTTTGATATCTATAAATTTAAATTAGATTCTTCTTTAGGTACTTTTGAGCTTTTTTTACTCTTTAACCTAACAAACTTTTTCTTTAAATCATCTAACAATGTATATGCTATAGGAACTACCACCAAAGTTAATATTGTAGCTGTGATTAATCCTCCAATTATAGCTTGTGACATTGGTGCACTCATTTCTGAACCTGTTTTATTAGAAACAGCTGAAGGCAGCATACCAAATATCATAGCTAAAGTAGTCATAATTATTGGACGAAGTCTTACAAGTCCAGCTTCCCTTAGAGCTTCTCTTATAGGCATACCTTCATTCATTCTTTCCTTAGCTGCATCAATAAGCAAGATTCCATTTTTTGATACCAATCCCAAAAGCATTACTATACCAATTAGTGCCGGCATAGTTATTTCATTTCCAAAGGCGAATAATCCAAGCATAGCTCCTATAATAGCAAGCGGTAATGCAAACATTATTGCTCCTGGATCAATGAAACTTTCAAATTGTGCTGCCATAACTAAGTATAAGAACAGGATTGACAATATTATTGCTTGAACTAAACTCACCATACTCTTTTGCATCATTTGATTCGTTCCACCTAGAGATAAAGAAACTCCCGCTGGTAATTCACTTTTGATTTTTTGAAGATATTTATTTTGGAAAGTACCTGATGGAGTCCCTGAAACATTACAAGATATTTCAATTTGTCCTTGTCTTCCGTATCTGTGTAATTCCGATGAAGTTGTCCCAATTACTTTCTTAGTCACTTGTTTTATCGGAACTTGAGTATTATTGGTACCAGAAACATAAATTCCATCAAGATCACTAAGATTTTTACGTTGCCCTTCATCAAGAAATACTTTAACGTCATACCTATCTTTACCACCATCATATTTTGTTACAGTTGAACCATTGAATAATATTCCTAAAGTATTTGCAACATCTGAACTATTAACTCCTAAATCTGCTGCTTTATCACGATCTACATCTATCTTTGCTACAGGCGTACCAGATTTATCATTACTACTTACATCTCTTGCATTAGGATCTTTAGCCATTTCTTCTTTTATTTTATTTGCAAAAGCTTGAAGCTTTTCTCTATCATCACTGACAAGATTATAAGTTACATCCTTTGAACCTCCGCCGCCTCCCATAGACGCAGCTGCAACTGTAACTTGTGTCCCTGGAATTCCACTTAAATCTGCTCTAAGCTTTTCAGCTATTTGCCTTGAACTATCCTTACGCTGTGTTTTATCAGTTAATTCCAGTTTGATTGATGTCTTACTTTTACTTACATTAGAATACATAGATTTCACTTCTGGATACTTGCTTTTTATAATTTCCTCAAATTGTTTATTTTTTTGATTTGCTATATCCAAAGTTATTCCAGCATCAAAATTAACATTAACAGTAACTTGTCCATTATCAGTTGTCGGCATCATAGCAAATCCCAAAGTACTAGCTAATCCTAAACTCACAACAAACATAAGCGCACAGGCAATTAAAATTATCAATCTGTGCTTAAGAGCTTTTGTTAAGAAATTTGCATATTTTTTAGATAAACTATCAAATTTCTTATTAAATGATTTAAAAAACTTACCAATGAAGGTTTTGCTTTCCTTTCTCTCTGCTTTAAGCATTCTAGAGGACATCATAGGAACTAAAGTGAAGGATACAAATAAAGAAACTGCCATACTGAAAACAATTGTCATTGCAAACTCAATAAAGTATTTTCCAAGTATACCTTCTATCATTGCTATCGGTAAAAATACGGCTATAACAGCAGAGGTAGTTGCAATAACTGCAAATCCAATTTCAGATGTAGCTTCTCTTGCTGCCTCTAGTGGACCTTTACCCATATGCAAGTGCCTTACAATATTTTCTATAACAACTATAGCATCATCAATTAAGAGTCCAACCGCCAAAGATAACCCCATTAATGACATTGTATTTAATGAAAAGTTCATTAATTTCATACAAATAAAGGTGGTTATAATTGAAATTGGAAGTGATAATGCACTAATAAGAGTACTCTCC
The window above is part of the Clostridium saccharoperbutylacetonicum N1-4(HMT) genome. Proteins encoded here:
- a CDS encoding TolC family protein, coding for MRKNINKLVAFAIGISIMSGSIMPVFAADTTKQDSNTVTSTQTISGKPLFTLDEAIKVAISNSDTLAIDDKKVSYQDKVNDVNERIDDATSVSGDKEDYNKDTRDNSLNQAEQKREFDEDAVIQKTTTAYNNIVTSQMKIDKAAKDLEVRTKQLNDLQLKKNLGIVTEVDLQNSQLNIQNLQYTQKFNENTLKDAIYSFKVLTGKDVTKYSLEQDIQFDKLKIDGDIDEYFDDVIDKDLKYQIEANKIDKEYYNDHDNQVSEQMVRDAKDKTDNAGAPPTSTLGEPIETYMNDYNIYTAKKSAYSNALSARLQYLGKKLTMDTTDISLNMTKKQLKDTLRNLYTNLLKTEDSITYLKSNIELTNKQISNAKLKYDLGMMTKSDYDALVVNSLDLNIQLRTAIDGYNTLKDEIQKPWTLSSGSK
- a CDS encoding cadherin-like beta sandwich domain-containing protein, translated to MNRKSIKKIISFALAFSLVTTAAPNVLNLGIKTAYAADSSGYITDVKLETNKDDNVYVYSKSSYNSKYKLSKIDGKAPTTLYAKVNSNVSKIKVTDIDLGTDCDKVKIYKSDNEIEQDEYVKISGNMTLKLKAYKGSDLKETYNLKIEQEDSDNNDNNNDDIYLDELTLSYNNDDIDFNFDKKKSSFDITVKNKVDRVKVYAKPGDTDYTVRINGDKVDDNDDWEDKVSLSEGSNTVTVKIKDDDSNEREYTLNITRESSTSNTNSSSTTSSTSGLNTSLGEGWQQIGADWFYIGPDGSKQTGWQNIGGRWYYMNENGVMQVGWIKSSANGKSYYLNPLSNGFKGALLQVK
- the nirJ1 gene encoding putative heme d1 biosynthesis radical SAM protein NirJ1; amino-acid sequence: MISITKLLCDSNNYGDSLRYVEGASLEKYGVSPGRGPVVAWNCTKTCNLKCKHCYASSDSKRYEGELTLEESKKFIDDLKEFNVPALLFSGGEPLMKENILDIIEHASNRKIRSTISTNGTLLDKDICKALKKINLGYVGVSLDGIGSNHDNFRGVNGAFESSLRGIRNCIEVGQKVGLRFTINKNNYKELEDIFKLIKEEKIPRVCFYHLVYSGRGSKMVEEDISKEETREVLDLIISKAIEFGPSVEILTVDNHADAVYTYLSSLGKYKDKSENILRLLKTNGGNRSGMAFANVDFYGNVHPDQFTWQYTFGNVKKEKFGEIWRNSNNEILNGLRNRKELLKGRCSNCKWLNVCNGNFRTRAEAVHNDFWAEDPACYLTDEEIHSGC
- the nirJ2 gene encoding putative heme d1 biosynthesis radical SAM protein NirJ2 — its product is MIISWNTTNKCNLKCSHCYRDSGKESQGELTTEEAKKLIDEIAKANFKIMIFSGGEPLMREDIFELISHAAKAGLRPVLGTNGTLITIEMAQKLKDSGISAIGISLDSLSSEKHNHFRGSDSAFKDTIYAMKNCRDLGIRFQVHTTVMDWNKDEITSLTDFSVAMGAAAHHIFFLVPTGRGKNIEDELLTSKEYEELLTAIMKKQKEVDIEIKPTCAPQFVRIAEKLGMDIRFKRGCIAGLHYCIINPRGDVQACAYLPEVAGNVKEVPFDEIWKSNELFNNLRTQDYKGTCNSCKAKKNCGGCRARAAYYNDGDYMSSDRICIFNN
- a CDS encoding efflux RND transporter permease subunit translates to MNIANISIKRPVFVTVIMIALTILGYTNYQKLVLNDMPNADIPYVSVVVTEPGATPQELETKVAKKVEDAVQKISGVDTITTTVTSGMSQTTIGFELSKDSEVAAQEVRDKVSSIVGQLPTDANDPVISKFDMSASSILSIAVYGLDDNQVLSDVVDNTIKPKLYTISGIGSVDVSGEDTREIHIKLDNDKLLSHGLTASQVIGSIKNDNIDQSSGKVVDGNNEISITTNSKIQKVEDLKNVLIKNNKGTEIRLNDIATIEDSVQERTSQAYYQGNKSIGINIVKQSGANTVEVAENVKKIISQIKGSLPEGVQVDIVSDNSASIQRTVDSVQETIIEGCALAVIIVFLFLNEWESTLISALSLPISIITTFICMKLMNFSLNTMSLMGLSLAVGLLIDDAIVVIENIVRHLHMGKGPLEAAREATSEIGFAVIATTSAVIAVFLPIAMIEGILGKYFIEFAMTIVFSMAVSLFVSFTLVPMMSSRMLKAERKESKTFIGKFFKSFNKKFDSLSKKYANFLTKALKHRLIILIACALMFVVSLGLASTLGFAMMPTTDNGQVTVNVNFDAGITLDIANQKNKQFEEIIKSKYPEVKSMYSNVSKSKTSIKLELTDKTQRKDSSRQIAEKLRADLSGIPGTQVTVAAASMGGGGGSKDVTYNLVSDDREKLQAFANKIKEEMAKDPNARDVSSNDKSGTPVAKIDVDRDKAADLGVNSSDVANTLGILFNGSTVTKYDGGKDRYDVKVFLDEGQRKNLSDLDGIYVSGTNNTQVPIKQVTKKVIGTTSSELHRYGRQGQIEISCNVSGTPSGTFQNKYLQKIKSELPAGVSLSLGGTNQMMQKSMVSLVQAIILSILFLYLVMAAQFESFIDPGAIMFALPLAIIGAMLGLFAFGNEITMPALIGIVMLLGLVSKNGILLIDAAKERMNEGMPIREALREAGLVRLRPIIMTTLAMIFGMLPSAVSNKTGSEMSAPMSQAIIGGLITATILTLVVVPIAYTLLDDLKKKFVRLKSKKSSKVPKEESNLNL